In the genome of Kitasatospora cathayae, one region contains:
- a CDS encoding (Fe-S)-binding protein: MQLAAILISLTTTVVGVALFARAIAQIYRFIRLGQSVPKGARINDPVARTVTLIREFLGHTRMNKWGVVGIAHWCVAVGFYALILTLVGAFGQLFDPDYEVPLIGDWTPYLVFQELLGLVTFLGIAVLIVIRQLSLPNKSGRKSRFAGSNMGFAYFIEAVIFIIGAAILTLRGLEGAQLGADHYSAAYVVSYPLVKLFSGLSVGTLHNLLWVVATIKISVSFIWMITVSLNTDMGVAWHRFLGFPNIWFKRNADGAVALGALQPMTSGGAPIDFEDPADDAVFGVSQVEHFSWKGILDFSTCTECGRCQSQCPAWNTGKPLSPKLLIMSLRDHAFGKAPYLLAGGGKDMEGTEKATAEQLEDVPAAALAEAERPLIGTAEENGVIDPDVLWSCTTCGACVEQCPVDIEHVDHIVDMRRYQVMIESNFPTEAGTMLKNLENKGNPWGMATKARLDWVKELKKETGIEVPVIGEDIDPAEVEYLYWVGCAGALEDRAKKTTKAFAELLHTAGVKFAILGKEETCTGDSPRRLGNEFLFQMLGAQNVETLNAALEDAPTKRIVATCPHCFNTIANEYPQLGGHFEVIHHTQLLQHLIDEGKLVPVNPVEGLITYHDPCYLGRHNKVYSPPREIMDKVPGLRQQEMHRHKERGFCCGAGGARMWMEERIGKRINTERVDEALSLDPDIVSTACPFCLVMLSDSVNGKKNEGAAKEHLKVVDVAQLLLDSVKATPPAEAEEEPATVDA, translated from the coding sequence ATGCAGCTAGCAGCGATCCTCATCTCACTGACGACGACCGTGGTCGGCGTGGCGCTGTTCGCTCGTGCCATCGCACAGATCTACCGGTTCATCCGGCTCGGCCAGTCCGTCCCGAAGGGCGCACGGATCAACGACCCGGTCGCCCGCACCGTGACCCTGATCCGGGAGTTCCTCGGCCACACCCGGATGAACAAGTGGGGCGTCGTCGGCATCGCCCACTGGTGCGTGGCCGTCGGCTTCTACGCGCTGATCCTCACCCTGGTCGGCGCGTTCGGGCAGCTCTTCGATCCGGACTACGAGGTCCCGCTCATCGGTGACTGGACGCCGTACCTGGTGTTCCAGGAGCTGCTCGGCCTGGTGACCTTCCTCGGCATCGCGGTGCTGATCGTGATCCGGCAGCTGAGCCTGCCGAACAAGTCGGGCCGCAAGTCCCGCTTCGCGGGCTCCAACATGGGCTTCGCGTACTTCATCGAAGCGGTCATCTTCATCATCGGCGCGGCCATCCTGACCCTGCGCGGCCTGGAGGGCGCCCAGCTGGGCGCCGACCACTACTCGGCCGCGTACGTGGTCTCGTACCCGCTGGTGAAGCTGTTCTCCGGGCTGAGCGTCGGCACCCTGCACAACCTGCTCTGGGTGGTCGCGACGATCAAGATCTCGGTCTCCTTCATCTGGATGATCACGGTCTCGCTGAACACCGACATGGGTGTGGCCTGGCACCGCTTCCTTGGCTTCCCGAACATCTGGTTCAAGCGCAACGCCGACGGCGCCGTGGCGCTCGGCGCGCTGCAGCCGATGACCTCCGGCGGTGCGCCGATCGACTTCGAGGACCCGGCCGACGACGCCGTCTTCGGCGTCTCCCAGGTCGAGCACTTCTCCTGGAAGGGCATCCTCGACTTCTCCACCTGCACCGAGTGCGGCCGCTGCCAGTCGCAGTGCCCGGCCTGGAACACCGGCAAGCCGCTCTCGCCCAAGCTGCTGATCATGAGCCTGCGGGACCACGCCTTCGGCAAGGCGCCCTACCTGCTGGCCGGCGGCGGCAAGGACATGGAGGGCACCGAGAAGGCCACCGCCGAGCAGCTCGAGGACGTCCCGGCGGCCGCGCTGGCCGAGGCCGAGCGCCCGCTGATCGGCACCGCCGAGGAGAACGGCGTCATCGACCCGGACGTGCTGTGGTCCTGCACCACCTGCGGCGCCTGCGTCGAGCAGTGCCCGGTGGACATCGAGCACGTCGACCACATCGTCGACATGCGCCGCTACCAGGTGATGATCGAGAGCAACTTCCCGACCGAGGCCGGGACGATGCTCAAGAACCTGGAGAACAAGGGCAACCCGTGGGGCATGGCCACCAAGGCACGCCTGGACTGGGTCAAGGAGCTCAAGAAGGAGACCGGCATCGAGGTGCCGGTGATCGGCGAGGACATCGACCCCGCCGAGGTCGAGTACCTCTACTGGGTCGGCTGCGCCGGTGCCCTGGAGGACCGCGCCAAGAAGACCACCAAGGCCTTCGCCGAGCTGCTGCACACCGCGGGCGTCAAGTTCGCCATCCTCGGCAAGGAGGAGACCTGCACCGGTGACTCCCCGCGCCGCCTGGGCAACGAGTTCCTCTTCCAGATGCTCGGTGCGCAGAACGTCGAGACCCTGAACGCCGCGCTCGAGGACGCCCCGACCAAGCGGATCGTGGCCACCTGCCCGCACTGCTTCAACACCATCGCCAACGAGTACCCGCAGCTCGGCGGTCACTTCGAGGTGATCCACCACACCCAGCTGCTGCAGCACCTGATCGACGAGGGCAAGCTCGTCCCGGTCAACCCGGTCGAGGGCCTGATCACCTACCACGACCCCTGCTACCTGGGCCGCCACAACAAGGTCTACAGCCCGCCGCGCGAGATCATGGACAAGGTCCCCGGTCTGCGCCAGCAGGAGATGCACCGCCACAAGGAGCGCGGCTTCTGCTGCGGCGCCGGCGGCGCCCGGATGTGGATGGAGGAGCGCATCGGCAAGCGGATCAACACCGAGCGGGTGGACGAGGCGCTGTCGCTCGACCCGGACATCGTCTCCACCGCCTGCCCGTTCTGCCTGGTGATGCTCTCCGACTCGGTCAACGGCAAGAAGAACGAGGGCGCGGCCAAGGAGCACCTGAAGGTGGTCGACGTGGCCCAGCTGCTGCTCGACTCGGTGAAGGCGACCCCGCCGGCCGAGGCCGAGGAGGAGCCCGCGACGGTGGACGCCTGA